From Syntrophorhabdus sp., the proteins below share one genomic window:
- a CDS encoding branched-chain amino acid ABC transporter permease gives MSDISHLVQFLFSGITVGSVYALIAVSLVIVYKVSQLICFAQGEFFVFGALTMTTLVSKGVPVPLAFFLSIIIAMVLGALIQQVLIRPMKNTSVGALIVMTIAISLALRGLALLIWGRESHVLPPFSRGEPIQVLGAALQLQILWIVGITAVVLLLIWFFFEKTPAGIAMRACAENPYGASLMGINTQRTTLFAWAWGSGIGALAGMAVAPMLFTQYTSGIMPMVKGFIAMSIGGLGSIVGSVIAGLLLGLVESYTIGLISSKFSDTIVFALLMAVLVFRPNGLFSRS, from the coding sequence GTGAGCGACATATCCCACCTCGTCCAGTTCCTCTTCAGCGGCATAACCGTGGGCAGTGTCTACGCGCTGATCGCCGTGAGCCTGGTCATCGTCTACAAGGTGTCCCAGCTCATCTGCTTCGCGCAGGGAGAGTTCTTCGTCTTCGGAGCGCTTACCATGACCACCCTTGTTTCGAAGGGGGTCCCGGTCCCTCTCGCCTTCTTCCTCTCGATCATCATAGCAATGGTCCTGGGAGCACTCATCCAGCAGGTCCTGATCCGGCCGATGAAGAACACCTCGGTCGGCGCGCTCATCGTCATGACCATTGCCATATCCCTTGCGCTGAGGGGTCTCGCGCTGCTCATATGGGGGAGGGAATCACATGTCCTCCCCCCTTTTTCCCGGGGAGAACCCATCCAGGTGCTCGGCGCCGCGCTGCAACTGCAGATACTCTGGATCGTCGGAATAACGGCGGTGGTTCTTCTCCTCATATGGTTCTTCTTTGAAAAGACCCCCGCGGGCATAGCCATGCGCGCCTGCGCGGAAAACCCCTACGGCGCGAGCCTGATGGGCATCAACACCCAGAGAACCACCCTGTTCGCCTGGGCCTGGGGTTCCGGCATCGGCGCGCTCGCGGGCATGGCCGTCGCTCCCATGCTGTTCACCCAGTACACAAGCGGGATCATGCCCATGGTGAAGGGCTTCATTGCCATGTCCATAGGGGGCCTCGGGAGCATCGTCGGGTCCGTCATAGCGGGGTTGCTCCTCGGCCTTGTGGAGTCATACACGATAGGCCTGATATCGTCAAAGTTCTCCGACACCATTGTCTTCGCCCTGCTCATGGCGGTGCTGGTGTTCAGACCCAACGGCCTCTTCAGCAGGTCCTAG
- a CDS encoding ABC transporter substrate-binding protein, producing MKKLVFSLFVLMVFVALVAAGPAWSKEPIKIGGIFSLTGYLSWLGEYKKKAAELKVEMINQAGGVNGHQLVLISYDDNSSPEQASKVAQRLISKDQVVAMAGTASVPLSGAVASMANRYKIPTIINSGYAVDTSKDPYLFNTSHKTDFAVITAYKVFQKKGIKKLALLMPIGPLGEIGGTAARKYAAEYGVTIVGEEKFDVKAADVTAQLAKIRNMNPQAIFSFVTGEPAALIGRNMDQLSFKVPLLVSHGNANPGFLKLVSNVRTQMLVPSGKVMKPEALPASDPTKKVIVEFNKKHIAKYKEPANYFSAELADAIDLIAEGLRTSGGTDPVKLRDAIENIKNFVAMQGVYTFTPKDHHGTRPDDMILLTVKAGKWEVPK from the coding sequence ATGAAAAAACTGGTTTTTTCCCTATTTGTTCTCATGGTCTTTGTCGCCCTGGTGGCTGCCGGTCCCGCATGGTCGAAAGAGCCCATCAAGATCGGCGGCATCTTTTCCCTGACGGGCTACCTGTCCTGGCTCGGGGAATACAAGAAGAAGGCCGCGGAGCTCAAGGTCGAGATGATCAATCAGGCCGGCGGAGTCAACGGCCACCAACTGGTCCTCATATCCTACGACGATAATTCTTCTCCCGAGCAGGCATCCAAAGTGGCCCAGAGGCTCATATCCAAGGACCAGGTTGTCGCCATGGCAGGGACAGCCTCCGTTCCGCTCTCCGGTGCCGTGGCATCCATGGCGAACAGGTACAAGATACCTACCATCATTAACTCCGGCTACGCCGTGGACACGAGCAAGGATCCCTATCTCTTCAACACATCCCACAAGACCGACTTCGCCGTCATCACCGCTTACAAGGTGTTCCAGAAGAAAGGCATCAAGAAGCTGGCGCTGCTCATGCCCATAGGCCCTCTCGGCGAGATCGGCGGAACGGCCGCCCGGAAATATGCGGCCGAGTATGGGGTCACCATCGTGGGCGAGGAAAAGTTCGACGTTAAGGCCGCCGATGTCACCGCTCAACTGGCGAAGATACGCAACATGAACCCGCAGGCCATATTTTCCTTCGTCACCGGTGAACCGGCAGCCCTCATAGGCAGGAACATGGACCAGCTCAGCTTCAAGGTCCCCCTCCTCGTCTCGCATGGAAACGCGAACCCGGGGTTCCTGAAACTCGTCTCCAACGTGCGCACGCAGATGCTCGTCCCGTCCGGAAAGGTCATGAAGCCCGAGGCGCTGCCCGCTAGCGACCCCACCAAAAAGGTCATCGTTGAGTTCAACAAGAAACATATCGCGAAGTATAAGGAACCGGCAAACTACTTCTCCGCGGAACTGGCCGACGCCATCGATCTCATCGCCGAGGGGTTGCGCACCTCAGGTGGCACCGATCCCGTGAAGCTTCGCGACGCCATCGAGAATATCAAGAACTTCGTCGCAATGCAGGGCGTTTACACGTTCACTCCCAAGGACCATCACGGCACCAGGCCGGACGACATGATCCTTCTTACCGTCAAGGCCGGGAAATGGGAAGTGCCTAAGTAA